The following proteins are encoded in a genomic region of Oncorhynchus keta strain PuntledgeMale-10-30-2019 chromosome 8, Oket_V2, whole genome shotgun sequence:
- the tmem200a gene encoding transmembrane protein 200A translates to MISAGGVITGHLAALKRQDSARSQHHLPIQSPVPGEAQEKRRAKRKPRADIVVVRGKIRLYSASGFFLILGVLILLMGIAMAVLGYWPHREDLVAANAKLSTNDTRVTREESGTLAQFFEQHLHSEKMKMLGPFTMGIGIFIFICANAILHENRDRETKVIHMRDMYSTVIDIHSLRIKEHKYMKVAYSGSYGEHEVRTYENQCASKLAANTLLGFPSMGNNVRVSRRASSTEDEEGLLNEAKGGYGLLPSLYRERSGSIFGLQHEGSRHRDEKSSFTKRCQTRSIVSSSISAFTLPVIKLNNCVIDEPDMDNITEDLEHIRVRSRPPSVESLAVPAPADIAKAYKPPDVMLLRSNSAKESHSFSSSHSSLSPGSASGRYLSPGTARKDFGSNNSLHMLSSHSKSLDLDRRPTTLTVKPEQRKHPSWPRLDRSNSKGYMKLENKEDPMDRLQLPQVAVKQDYTKKEKLLMISRSHNNLSFEHDKQFMSNTMKRGSSETRF, encoded by the coding sequence ATGATTTCAGCTGGTGGAGTGATTACGGGTCACCTTGCTGCACTGAAGAGGCAGGACTCGGCCCGCTCCCAACACCACCTGCCCATCCAGTCCCCAGTCCCAGGAGAGGCCCAGGAGAAGAGGAGGGCCAAGCGTAAACCCAGAGCTGACATAGTGGTGGTCAGGGGAAAGATCCGCCTCTACTCTGCCTCTGGGTTCTTCCTCATCCTGGGTGTATTGATCCTGCTGATGGGCATCGCCATGGCCGTGCTGGGCTACTGGCCACACAGAGAGGATCTCGTAGCTGCCAACGCCAAGCTATCCACCAACGACACCAGGGTGACCCGGGAGGAAAGCGGTACACTGGCCCAGTTCTTTGAGCAGCACCTGCACTCGGAGAAGATGAAGATGCTGGGCCCCTTCACCATGGGTATCGGTATCTTCATCTTCATCTGTGCCAATGCCATCCTGCATGAAAACAGGGACCGGGAGACCAAGGTGATCCACATGAGAGACATGTACTCCACCGTCATCGACATCCACAGCCTGCGGATCAAAGAGCACAAGTACATGAAGGTGGCCTACTCCGGCTCTTATGGGGAGCATGAGGTCAGGACCTATGAGAACCAGTGTGCCTCCAAGCTTGCTGCTAACACCCTGCTAGGGTTCCCCAGCATGGGGAACAATGTGAGGGTGTCTCGCAGGGCCAGCTCTACGGAGGACGAGGAGGGCCTTCTCAACGAGGCCAAAGGGGGGTATGGTCTCCTGCCTTCACTCTACAGAGAGCGCTCTGGCTCCATCTTTGGTCTGCAGCATGAGGGCAGCCGCCACAGGGACGAAAAGAGCAGCTTCACCAAGAGATGCCAGACCAGGTCAATCGTCTCGTCCTCGATCAGTGCTTTCACCCTGCCCGTTATCAAACTCAACAACTGTGTGATCGACGAGCCTGACATGGACAACATCACAGAGGACCTGGAACACATTCGGGTTAGGTCCCGACCCCCCTCTGTGGAGTCCCTGGCTGTGCCTGCCCCGGCGGACATTGCCAAAGCCTATAAACCTCCCGACGTCATGCTCCTCAGGAGTAACTCAGCCAAAGAGTCCCACTCCTTCTCGTCCTCTCATAGCTCCCTGTCCCCAGGCTCTGCCAGTGGGAGGTACCTGTCCCCCGGGACTGCCCGCAAGGACTTCGGCTCCAACAACTCCCTCCACATGCTGTCTTCTCACTCTAAGTCTCTGGACCTGGATCGAAGGCCCACCACCCTAACAGTGAAGCCAGAGCAGAGGAAACATCCCAGCTGGCCCCGGCTGGACCGCAGCAATAGTAAAGGCTACATGAAGCTGGAGAACAAGGAGGATCCTATGGACAGACTGCAGCTGCCCCAGGTAGCAGTCAAACAGGATTACACCAAGAAAGAGAAACTGCTCATGATCTCCAGGTCTCACAATAACCTCAGCTTTGAACACGATAAACAGTTCATGAGCAACACTATGAAACGAGGGAGCTCTGAGACCAGGTTTTAA